In Desulfovibrio inopinatus DSM 10711, the following proteins share a genomic window:
- a CDS encoding polysaccharide biosynthesis/export family protein has product MIYQIRHCALFVLLLVFVALTLSGCADFKVPSYDKAAMPPTSRVGTKNPLTTSYALGVGDELNITVWRQDDLQRSVRLDPTGNVDLPLVGQVHLFGLTVDQARTEIKTKLAEYIIDPRVDLNITSFNSLNVYVLGEVERPGLVENQRYLTIWEALAAAGGLNENARNDDVLLVRRDSDGTIHGMTVDISLKEKTQNAFFLKGGDIVYVPQSTLASVEDFMRRLNTILTPIFNIGRGVILAPDVLDVFTGKAFEETTINAAGANANVVNPPSN; this is encoded by the coding sequence GTGATATATCAAATACGACATTGTGCTCTTTTCGTACTGCTCCTCGTCTTCGTTGCGCTCACCCTTTCCGGTTGCGCCGACTTTAAGGTACCCAGTTACGATAAGGCAGCCATGCCACCAACAAGTCGTGTCGGCACAAAAAATCCCCTCACAACCTCCTATGCCCTTGGCGTCGGCGATGAGCTGAACATTACCGTCTGGCGCCAGGACGATCTGCAACGCTCGGTTCGTTTGGACCCGACCGGTAACGTGGACCTGCCTCTTGTTGGTCAAGTCCATCTTTTCGGTCTCACAGTGGATCAGGCGCGTACAGAGATCAAAACAAAACTGGCTGAATATATTATCGACCCAAGAGTTGATCTCAATATTACGAGCTTCAATAGTCTCAATGTGTATGTTTTGGGTGAAGTGGAAAGGCCAGGATTGGTTGAAAATCAACGTTACCTGACCATTTGGGAAGCTTTGGCTGCAGCCGGAGGGTTGAACGAGAATGCCCGTAACGACGACGTACTGTTGGTACGCCGTGACAGTGACGGCACCATTCACGGCATGACCGTCGACATTAGTCTCAAAGAAAAAACGCAAAACGCTTTTTTCCTCAAGGGTGGCGACATCGTCTATGTCCCCCAGAGTACGCTTGCCTCGGTGGAAGATTTCATGCGTCGGCTCAATACAATCCTGACGCCGATATTCAATATCGGCCGTGGAGTCATTCTTGCCCCAGATGTTCTTGATGTGTTTACGGGCAAGGCGTTTGAGGAGACCACGATCAACGCAGCCGGCGCCAATGCCAACGTGGTTAATCCGCCCTCCAATTAG
- a CDS encoding adenosylcobinamide-GDP ribazoletransferase, producing MMAFLRRLRIALSFLTRLAPAKSVSNSEFAASLETFPAVGLVLGLIICAPFACGLLAHHPHVAGWLAVGGSIVLTRGLHLDGLADIADGWGSGAVGERFWEIVKDSRIGAFGVIALVFFLMGQAIIFGTLFQDGHFGAIAYAFVLGRAAAVWLSIWGKAITRPGLGNLFATGATWRTGWLVLIQTLLFGLVLTPLPGLILSFLLTGICLGLLFRLARRQSGLNGDFLGSAVILCETATGLACLIVA from the coding sequence ATGATGGCATTCCTACGGCGTCTTCGCATCGCGCTGTCCTTTCTCACTCGACTTGCCCCAGCAAAAAGCGTTTCAAACAGCGAATTTGCCGCTTCGCTTGAAACTTTTCCCGCCGTAGGCTTGGTGCTGGGATTGATAATCTGCGCACCATTTGCCTGTGGTCTTTTGGCCCATCATCCCCATGTTGCCGGCTGGTTGGCGGTAGGGGGCAGCATTGTCTTGACCAGAGGACTCCACCTCGATGGACTGGCCGATATCGCCGACGGCTGGGGCTCCGGCGCCGTTGGTGAACGCTTCTGGGAAATTGTCAAAGATAGTCGCATCGGTGCATTCGGCGTCATCGCATTGGTGTTCTTTCTCATGGGACAGGCCATTATTTTTGGAACACTCTTTCAGGATGGCCACTTCGGTGCGATTGCCTATGCATTTGTGCTTGGCCGAGCCGCAGCCGTATGGCTGTCCATTTGGGGCAAAGCAATAACACGTCCCGGTTTGGGAAACCTCTTTGCAACCGGTGCCACCTGGCGTACAGGATGGTTGGTTTTAATCCAAACATTGCTCTTTGGCCTTGTGTTGACCCCGCTTCCGGGACTAATACTCAGCTTTTTGCTCACAGGCATATGTTTGGGATTACTTTTTCGATTGGCCAGACGACAATCAGGTTTGAATGGAGATTTTTTAGGAAGCGCAGTGATCTTATGCGAAACCGCGACGGGGCTCGCTTGTCTCATCGTCGCATGA
- a CDS encoding SAM hydrolase/SAM-dependent halogenase family protein → MDLCISLLTDFGYDDPYVGQLKGVLASLAPHARIYDLTHGVRPHNVLQGGFFLCASLMTAPEKTVFLAVVDPGVGSNRRIVAARVKDRFLLAPDNGLLSMVIDYHKVQELVLVTNMDSHLGYGKISATFHGRDVFAPLAAALANGTPLSELGQPVDPKELVHHPLASPALHYTQVAAAVIHVDRFGNVVLNVPENAGYIPIELFELLSPKKERGRIVQTYADLKEMELGFLAGSQGFMELAYDRNSAAAILNLDIGDTVLFTPRALG, encoded by the coding sequence ATGGATTTGTGTATCTCGCTTTTGACGGACTTCGGTTATGACGACCCGTATGTCGGGCAATTGAAAGGAGTTCTTGCCAGCCTGGCCCCCCACGCTCGCATCTATGACCTCACCCATGGGGTAAGGCCGCATAATGTCTTACAAGGCGGCTTTTTTTTGTGTGCCAGTCTCATGACCGCACCGGAAAAGACCGTTTTCTTGGCTGTTGTCGATCCCGGTGTCGGGTCCAATCGACGTATTGTGGCTGCTCGCGTGAAAGACCGCTTTCTTCTCGCTCCGGACAATGGTCTGCTCAGCATGGTAATCGACTATCATAAGGTACAGGAACTTGTCCTCGTCACGAACATGGACTCGCATCTTGGGTACGGGAAGATCAGTGCCACTTTTCATGGTCGCGACGTCTTCGCGCCATTGGCTGCAGCATTGGCGAATGGCACCCCACTCTCCGAGCTCGGACAGCCCGTTGATCCCAAAGAGCTTGTTCATCATCCCCTGGCCAGTCCCGCATTGCATTACACGCAAGTCGCAGCAGCGGTCATTCATGTCGACCGGTTCGGCAATGTCGTCCTCAATGTTCCTGAAAATGCTGGATATATTCCGATTGAGCTTTTTGAACTGCTTTCTCCCAAAAAAGAACGGGGGCGTATTGTGCAGACATATGCCGACCTGAAAGAAATGGAACTTGGCTTTCTCGCTGGAAGCCAAGGCTTCATGGAACTTGCTTATGACCGAAATTCGGCCGCAGCTATCCTGAATCTCGACATCGGCGACACCGTTCTTTTTACTCCACGAGCATTAGGATGA
- the mqnE gene encoding aminofutalosine synthase MqnE, with the protein MPEDKTTPDVSEIAFSADISVQNLPEPLAAAATGTRLTLEQAQKLAETASVHDLGRAGLEARRTRHGMNAYYVRNVHLNYTNVCINACRFCAFSKRPGDEGAYALNVEEAIKLVDTPAARGVDEVHIVGGLNPDYPFSFYEDLLKAAKDQFPDAAVKAFTAVEVAHLADTHSLSEEAVLERLMKAGLDMLPGGGAEVFSPALRARLCPEKVSGERWLGVHEKAHKLGLPTNATLLFGHIETWADRLDHMAAIRDLQDKTGGFKCFILLPYQPANNPLGGAGVDGVDYLRTMSLSRLFLDNVPHLKAYWVYAGIKAAQMALHAGADDMDGTLIEERIGHAAGANTPKGLTVSDLEHAITAAGFTPVRRSAQFETLDG; encoded by the coding sequence ATGCCCGAAGACAAAACCACACCGGATGTTTCCGAGATTGCTTTTTCGGCCGATATTTCGGTCCAGAATTTGCCAGAGCCGTTAGCCGCTGCCGCGACCGGAACGCGTTTGACATTGGAACAGGCGCAAAAGCTGGCAGAAACCGCGTCGGTTCACGATTTGGGCCGGGCCGGCCTGGAGGCACGACGTACCCGACATGGTATGAATGCATACTATGTTCGGAATGTGCATCTCAACTACACCAATGTCTGCATCAATGCCTGCCGATTCTGTGCATTCAGCAAGCGACCTGGCGATGAGGGCGCGTATGCGTTGAATGTGGAAGAGGCGATCAAACTTGTCGACACCCCGGCTGCGCGTGGTGTCGATGAAGTCCATATCGTTGGCGGCCTCAATCCGGACTATCCCTTTTCATTCTATGAGGATTTGCTCAAAGCGGCGAAAGATCAATTTCCAGATGCTGCGGTCAAAGCGTTTACTGCTGTAGAAGTTGCGCACTTGGCCGATACGCATTCATTGAGCGAAGAAGCCGTCTTGGAACGCCTCATGAAAGCAGGTCTGGATATGTTGCCGGGAGGCGGTGCCGAAGTCTTTTCACCGGCCCTGCGCGCCAGGCTCTGTCCGGAGAAAGTTTCGGGTGAGCGCTGGCTCGGTGTGCATGAAAAAGCCCATAAATTGGGCTTGCCCACTAATGCTACCTTGCTGTTCGGCCACATTGAAACCTGGGCTGATCGGTTGGATCACATGGCGGCGATTCGAGACCTGCAAGACAAGACCGGCGGGTTCAAATGTTTTATTTTACTGCCGTATCAGCCAGCCAATAACCCCTTGGGGGGAGCTGGCGTCGATGGGGTGGATTATTTACGAACAATGTCTCTCAGCCGCTTGTTTCTCGACAATGTCCCGCACTTGAAAGCCTATTGGGTGTATGCTGGTATCAAGGCGGCGCAAATGGCGTTGCACGCTGGGGCCGACGACATGGACGGCACGTTGATTGAAGAACGCATCGGTCATGCCGCTGGAGCGAACACGCCCAAAGGATTGACCGTTTCCGACCTTGAACACGCCATTACGGCAGCGGGATTTACGCCGGTGCGGCGTTCGGCGCAGTTTGAGACCTTGGACGGATAA
- a CDS encoding LysE/ArgO family amino acid transporter translates to MEAFFSGFGLGAGLIIAIGAQNAFVLARGVHRDRAALAALICTCCDILLISVGVTGLGSLVASRPELVTLTALGGAIFLLWYGWCSLRSALQGGQLNPESTKPQSLRLFLATALAVSLLNPHAYLDTVVLLGGVSSQFPEAQRMMFGFGAMCASACWFFSLGLGGRLLAPVLRTKTAWRVLDGLICLTMWTLAANLLRDQTWG, encoded by the coding sequence ATGGAAGCGTTTTTTTCCGGTTTTGGTCTTGGAGCGGGCTTAATTATCGCTATTGGCGCGCAAAATGCCTTTGTGCTGGCACGTGGGGTTCATCGAGATCGTGCTGCCCTGGCAGCACTGATTTGTACATGCTGTGATATCCTCCTCATCAGTGTAGGCGTAACCGGGCTCGGTTCGCTTGTGGCGAGTCGTCCGGAACTCGTCACCCTCACTGCACTCGGTGGAGCCATTTTTCTCTTGTGGTATGGATGGTGTTCACTGCGCTCGGCCCTACAAGGTGGACAACTCAACCCGGAAAGTACCAAGCCACAATCGCTGCGCCTCTTTCTGGCCACGGCATTGGCCGTGAGTTTGCTCAACCCGCATGCCTATCTCGACACGGTGGTGTTGCTGGGCGGCGTGAGCAGTCAATTCCCGGAAGCGCAACGGATGATGTTTGGCTTCGGAGCCATGTGCGCGTCGGCGTGTTGGTTTTTCAGTCTGGGTTTGGGAGGCCGGTTGCTGGCACCGGTACTGCGCACGAAAACAGCGTGGCGGGTGTTGGATGGTCTGATTTGTCTGACGATGTGGACGCTGGCCGCCAATCTGCTTCGCGACCAAACATGGGGATAG
- a CDS encoding LysR family transcriptional regulator ArgP, translated as MIDTKLTAALTAVLDEAGFEKAASRLGITQSAVSQRLRLLEEQLGAPVLVRSNPPRPTAVGQVLLRHHRKVAQLEEELWTDLRANTAGPTRLAVAVNADSLATWFLEAVQPLIISGRIMLDIHVDDQDVTEALLHNGEVVGCISTRKTQFRGCECRRLGRMDYLCVATPAFAERWFPEGLTVSSLTTAPAVVFNRKDAVHDRFLGAVFGHVCDKKDAPRHYVPSSESFVDFILAHCAYGLVPQPQAQKHLDTATLVNLSPGNTCPVHLYWHVWNIGSRVLEELTDCLVGAWGTDL; from the coding sequence ATGATCGACACGAAATTAACCGCGGCTTTGACCGCAGTGCTTGATGAGGCTGGTTTTGAAAAAGCGGCAAGCCGCCTGGGTATCACCCAGTCGGCCGTTTCGCAGCGTTTGCGTTTGCTTGAAGAGCAATTGGGTGCGCCTGTGCTTGTACGATCGAATCCACCGCGTCCAACGGCAGTTGGACAGGTGCTCTTGCGGCATCATCGCAAAGTGGCGCAGTTGGAAGAGGAATTGTGGACCGATTTGCGTGCAAATACCGCCGGACCAACACGCCTCGCGGTCGCCGTCAATGCTGACAGCCTGGCGACATGGTTTCTTGAAGCCGTACAGCCGCTGATCATATCGGGCCGGATCATGCTTGATATTCATGTGGATGATCAGGACGTCACGGAGGCCTTATTGCACAACGGCGAAGTGGTGGGGTGCATCAGCACCCGCAAAACGCAGTTTCGTGGATGCGAATGCCGGCGACTGGGCCGTATGGACTATCTTTGTGTTGCCACACCGGCATTTGCCGAACGCTGGTTTCCGGAAGGACTGACAGTGAGTTCCCTTACGACAGCCCCGGCTGTTGTGTTCAATCGCAAAGATGCCGTTCACGACCGATTCCTTGGGGCGGTGTTTGGCCATGTGTGCGACAAAAAAGACGCTCCCCGCCATTATGTCCCGTCGTCCGAAAGCTTTGTTGACTTCATTCTCGCACACTGCGCGTACGGTCTTGTCCCTCAACCACAAGCCCAAAAGCATCTCGATACGGCCACATTGGTCAATCTTTCACCAGGGAATACTTGCCCGGTACATCTCTATTGGCATGTCTGGAATATTGGGTCGCGTGTATTGGAGGAATTGACAGATTGTTTGGTTGGAGCATGGGGAACTGATTTATGA
- a CDS encoding substrate-binding domain-containing protein: MKRVVVVFVFAVCLSWFNFSISAHAAEPGYNPKDGVIRVYGAGGPDTALRRVAKEFQKETGTEVVITAGPQSKWSADAKKNADILWGTAEQSMTAFLDSFMEFDTHDVLPIYIRPSVIAVKKGNPKNIKGIHDLLQPGMKIVVTEGGDDYNTSGTGVWEDVVGRLGSLEDVKAFRKNIVSQAKGSGASFRAFKEKDADAWITWAHWAINNPDVADFVEIEPERRIYRDLTVVTNDKADPASVTFIEYLRGDTAREIFESEGWSQ, encoded by the coding sequence ATGAAGCGAGTCGTTGTCGTTTTTGTGTTTGCTGTATGCTTGTCGTGGTTCAATTTTTCCATATCCGCACACGCCGCAGAGCCGGGGTATAACCCCAAAGACGGTGTCATACGAGTTTATGGCGCTGGAGGTCCGGATACGGCGTTACGTCGAGTGGCCAAAGAATTTCAGAAGGAAACCGGGACGGAGGTGGTGATTACGGCCGGTCCACAGAGCAAATGGAGTGCGGACGCAAAGAAAAATGCGGACATCCTGTGGGGGACTGCTGAACAGTCTATGACGGCGTTTCTCGATAGCTTTATGGAATTTGATACCCATGATGTCTTGCCCATTTACATTCGTCCGTCGGTTATTGCGGTCAAGAAAGGAAATCCGAAGAACATCAAAGGAATACACGATCTCTTGCAGCCAGGTATGAAGATTGTCGTCACGGAAGGCGGAGATGACTACAACACCTCGGGCACGGGGGTATGGGAAGATGTGGTCGGTCGTCTTGGCTCTTTGGAAGACGTGAAAGCATTTCGCAAGAATATTGTCAGTCAGGCAAAGGGAAGTGGGGCAAGTTTTCGCGCATTCAAAGAAAAAGACGCAGATGCTTGGATTACGTGGGCGCACTGGGCCATCAACAATCCTGATGTTGCCGATTTCGTCGAGATTGAGCCGGAACGTCGAATCTATCGTGATTTGACCGTTGTCACCAATGACAAGGCCGATCCGGCGTCGGTGACATTTATTGAGTATCTGCGCGGCGACACGGCGCGAGAGATTTTTGAGTCTGAAGGGTGGTCGCAATAA
- the lipA gene encoding lipoyl synthase, with the protein MKRPDWLVLPAPNAQDMDRIQSLLDKGHLHSVCESAQCPNIGECFASKTCTFMILGDICTRDCAFCAVTHGRPNSPDPDEPEMVALTSKQLGLRHVVVTSVTRDDLPDDGAGQFAETIRAIKRELPNATVEVLIPDFKGQDAPLKMVIDAAPDVINHNVETVPRLYPSVRPQAIYSRSIQLIHHVAQHSSNQQITTKSGLMLGLGETQEEVIAVMHDLIEAGCQTLTLGQYLRPSPQHHPVIEYVHPDTFNHLAEVGTSMGFKHVASGPLVRSSYHAAESFAQLCA; encoded by the coding sequence GTGAAAAGGCCTGATTGGCTGGTGCTTCCAGCCCCCAATGCACAGGATATGGATCGCATCCAGTCACTGCTGGATAAAGGACATCTGCATTCCGTCTGCGAAAGCGCCCAATGTCCAAATATCGGCGAATGTTTTGCCAGCAAAACATGCACCTTCATGATTTTGGGCGACATCTGCACCCGCGATTGTGCGTTTTGTGCGGTGACACATGGCCGGCCAAATAGCCCTGACCCTGACGAACCGGAGATGGTCGCATTGACGTCCAAACAGCTCGGATTACGCCATGTCGTTGTGACGTCTGTCACCCGCGACGACCTTCCTGACGACGGTGCCGGTCAGTTTGCCGAGACAATACGGGCCATCAAACGCGAGCTCCCGAATGCCACGGTCGAAGTGCTTATTCCGGATTTCAAAGGACAGGATGCTCCACTGAAGATGGTTATCGACGCCGCCCCGGACGTCATCAATCACAATGTCGAAACCGTTCCGCGTCTTTATCCGTCTGTGCGTCCCCAAGCGATCTATTCGCGATCCATCCAGCTCATACACCATGTTGCGCAGCACAGCTCCAACCAACAGATAACGACCAAATCAGGCTTGATGCTCGGCTTGGGGGAAACCCAGGAAGAAGTCATCGCAGTGATGCATGACTTGATTGAAGCTGGTTGCCAAACCCTGACACTCGGTCAATATCTGCGCCCCTCTCCTCAGCATCATCCCGTGATTGAATATGTCCACCCGGATACATTCAACCACTTGGCCGAAGTCGGAACATCAATGGGCTTCAAACACGTCGCATCCGGGCCGCTGGTACGCAGTTCGTATCATGCCGCCGAAAGCTTTGCGCAACTCTGCGCATAA
- the lipB gene encoding lipoyl(octanoyl) transferase LipB — protein MRMNETTPHDGAVWLELPRQDYAEMTRLQEVLHHKRQQGHIPDVVIFLEHNPCFTIGRSGGLHHLLVDDTVLKQHDITVHETTRGGDITYHGPGQLVCYPIIGLEDEERDLHAYARKMEEVMIRTLRAFDITASRKSEYPGVWVGESKIGAMGIAVRKWTTMHGIALNVCPDLEHFSFIVPCGISDHGVTSMTRVLERPISVEIVRDEMRRQFSDIFKTLMQPARLEEILEEECCEKA, from the coding sequence ATGCGTATGAATGAAACAACTCCCCATGACGGCGCAGTGTGGTTGGAACTTCCGAGGCAAGACTATGCGGAGATGACTCGTCTTCAGGAAGTGCTTCATCACAAAAGACAGCAAGGACATATTCCGGATGTCGTGATCTTTCTGGAACATAATCCGTGCTTCACCATTGGGCGAAGCGGTGGCCTGCATCATCTCCTTGTCGACGATACCGTTCTGAAACAGCACGACATCACGGTACATGAGACGACCAGAGGCGGCGACATCACCTATCATGGCCCCGGACAGCTCGTGTGCTATCCGATCATCGGACTAGAAGATGAGGAACGGGACCTTCATGCGTATGCACGCAAGATGGAAGAAGTTATGATCCGAACGCTCCGCGCATTCGACATCACGGCCAGCCGCAAATCCGAGTACCCCGGCGTCTGGGTCGGTGAATCCAAAATCGGGGCTATGGGAATCGCTGTTCGTAAATGGACCACCATGCACGGTATCGCGCTGAATGTATGTCCTGATCTTGAACATTTCTCGTTTATCGTTCCCTGCGGCATCTCGGATCATGGCGTCACTTCGATGACCCGCGTGCTTGAACGGCCCATTTCTGTTGAAATTGTTCGTGATGAAATGCGCAGACAATTCTCCGATATATTCAAAACGCTTATGCAACCCGCGAGATTGGAAGAGATTCTTGAGGAGGAATGTTGTGAAAAGGCCTGA
- the ccsA gene encoding cytochrome c biogenesis protein CcsA, with protein sequence MPVLLPLHIIICSLGYLLFGVTSLIAYVYLKRERAIKAKTWRLDKPFRFSLYELDRCLFASLTVGFVAMGLGLPMGIILQEAKYGFVDLTSPRILFPTVIWLFYLLILAFRLLTGLRGKIPSYMSVYGFHATVISFVLELYLAAV encoded by the coding sequence ATGCCAGTCCTCTTACCTCTTCATATTATCATTTGCTCTCTGGGGTATTTGCTTTTCGGAGTCACCTCGCTAATCGCCTATGTCTATCTGAAGCGAGAAAGGGCGATTAAAGCAAAGACATGGAGGTTGGACAAGCCATTTCGCTTTAGCCTCTATGAGTTGGACCGTTGTCTTTTCGCCTCCCTAACTGTTGGGTTTGTCGCGATGGGGCTGGGGCTTCCCATGGGCATAATCCTTCAGGAAGCCAAGTATGGATTCGTTGATCTGACCTCGCCTCGGATACTCTTTCCAACCGTAATTTGGCTTTTCTATCTACTGATTTTGGCTTTCAGACTGCTGACCGGCCTGCGCGGTAAAATCCCTTCTTATATGTCTGTCTATGGTTTTCATGCAACGGTGATATCCTTTGTTTTGGAACTCTATTTAGCGGCAGTCTAA
- a CDS encoding Spy/CpxP family protein refolding chaperone codes for MKKLLIVGVLASVVMLGACTQFAAMKGPFDGNEVNTAFIEYVVDKTEERLDLTKEQRDQFKAIVESMTAKALEQRPETDALREKMADEIRKPQLDTDKLNALIKERMQLFRIIMEEEKSDFVAFHASLTAKQREALAQLVLDHGKKGWHGSH; via the coding sequence ATGAAAAAGCTATTGATTGTCGGGGTATTGGCCAGTGTCGTTATGCTCGGAGCCTGCACTCAATTTGCAGCTATGAAAGGGCCGTTCGACGGTAATGAAGTAAACACCGCTTTTATCGAATATGTTGTGGACAAGACCGAAGAGCGGCTTGATTTAACCAAGGAACAACGTGATCAGTTTAAGGCGATCGTGGAAAGCATGACCGCCAAGGCACTTGAACAGCGTCCCGAAACAGACGCACTGCGCGAAAAGATGGCCGATGAAATTCGTAAGCCACAGCTCGACACAGATAAGCTGAATGCATTAATCAAGGAACGCATGCAACTCTTTCGTATCATCATGGAAGAAGAGAAAAGCGATTTTGTTGCATTCCATGCAAGCCTGACGGCAAAGCAGAGGGAGGCTTTGGCCCAGCTGGTTCTGGACCATGGCAAGAAGGGGTGGCACGGCAGCCACTAA
- a CDS encoding response regulator transcription factor, with protein MANTILVIEDDTDLQQLLKEYLAGFGYTVHSEGEPEAGLSVFKSLSPDLVILDVMLPGMNGFEVCRRIRQDSQVPVLMLTARGDIMDRVAGLEIGADDYLPKPFEPRELVARIQAILRRSQHNTTHETGEFGSLRINFDARAAVLNGEDIGLTTNEFNALAVLARNPGKTFSRDDLMQELRGLDSDSFNRSIDITMSRIRQKLGDDPKLPRYIKTVWGTGYVFIGQGNKDG; from the coding sequence ATGGCAAATACCATTCTGGTTATTGAAGACGATACCGACTTGCAGCAACTCCTGAAAGAATATCTTGCAGGATTCGGCTACACCGTTCACTCCGAAGGCGAGCCCGAAGCAGGGCTCAGCGTCTTCAAATCCCTTTCTCCCGATCTCGTCATTCTGGATGTTATGCTGCCTGGAATGAACGGATTTGAAGTCTGTCGCCGTATTCGTCAGGATTCCCAAGTCCCGGTCCTTATGCTTACCGCACGCGGCGATATTATGGATCGCGTGGCCGGGCTTGAGATCGGAGCCGACGACTACCTGCCCAAACCATTTGAACCGCGTGAACTCGTCGCCCGCATCCAAGCCATTCTGCGGCGCAGTCAGCACAATACAACGCACGAAACAGGAGAGTTTGGCTCACTCCGCATCAATTTCGATGCCCGTGCCGCTGTACTCAATGGAGAAGATATCGGCCTGACCACCAACGAATTCAATGCACTTGCCGTTTTGGCTCGAAACCCGGGAAAGACATTCAGCAGGGACGATCTCATGCAAGAGTTGCGAGGTCTGGACAGTGATTCGTTCAACCGCTCCATAGATATCACAATGAGCCGCATTCGACAGAAACTCGGCGACGACCCAAAGCTCCCCAGATACATCAAAACGGTGTGGGGAACCGGTTATGTCTTCATTGGGCAAGGAAATAAGGATGGCTAG
- a CDS encoding sensor histidine kinase, which yields MARICRRIRQSLFTKLALVLIIGVVAINAVTMHLYTNQKREHDTTLNQGLLLYARHLANQVGTPPEKSRAEALTRQRPMRITYTGETTWVVGETEERFPERFLAPRFTQGGIEILNLHENYRLRVSLASDEFLTFDLFATTAERSALRQFGVYSLIGSCLIMLAIYLVLRFLLRPIEWLTEVAKSVRDGKLDTRVQTRGSGQLRELCETFNQMIIRLETFVKGQRDLLLGVSHELRTPLTRLKLRFEMLDAEVDTSAIKQDVRQMESMITSLLETAKMHHGVDGIRPQLTDMAQLVASVADGYRDQSPGIVSDIPEGPVMAKVDSDKMIMALNTLLGNAMKYSPPDSLPVEISLRGRNNGFSIIIKDHGIGIPEGSISHIFDPFYRVDESRTRDTGGYGLGLYLCQTIIKAHRAHIEVESSLGVGTEFCIVFQR from the coding sequence ATGGCTAGAATTTGCCGAAGAATCAGACAATCCCTGTTTACGAAGTTGGCCCTGGTGCTCATCATAGGGGTTGTAGCCATCAATGCTGTCACTATGCACCTCTACACCAACCAAAAACGTGAACACGACACCACGTTAAACCAAGGTTTATTGCTGTATGCTCGCCACCTTGCCAACCAGGTAGGCACCCCGCCAGAGAAGAGCAGAGCGGAGGCTCTCACTCGCCAACGCCCCATGCGCATCACCTACACAGGGGAGACAACATGGGTGGTTGGCGAAACGGAGGAGCGATTTCCAGAGAGATTCCTGGCGCCGCGCTTCACTCAAGGTGGTATCGAAATACTCAATCTTCATGAGAATTACAGACTGCGTGTTTCACTTGCCTCAGACGAATTTCTAACCTTTGATTTGTTTGCCACAACAGCCGAACGGTCTGCGTTGCGCCAATTCGGGGTCTATTCTCTCATTGGCTCTTGCCTGATCATGTTGGCCATTTACCTCGTCTTGAGGTTTCTTCTTAGGCCTATTGAATGGTTGACCGAAGTCGCCAAGTCTGTCCGAGATGGCAAGCTCGATACGCGTGTGCAGACGCGAGGCTCCGGGCAACTCCGAGAGCTATGCGAAACTTTTAACCAGATGATAATTCGACTGGAAACCTTTGTAAAAGGACAACGGGATTTGCTCCTTGGAGTTAGCCATGAATTGCGAACCCCACTCACTCGCCTCAAGCTCCGTTTTGAGATGCTGGACGCTGAGGTCGACACTTCGGCTATCAAACAAGATGTGCGACAAATGGAATCCATGATCACCTCGTTGCTGGAAACAGCGAAAATGCATCACGGTGTCGATGGCATCCGACCACAGTTGACGGATATGGCCCAACTTGTTGCGTCCGTTGCGGACGGGTATCGAGATCAGTCTCCCGGAATTGTATCAGACATCCCTGAAGGACCGGTCATGGCAAAGGTCGATTCCGACAAAATGATTATGGCTTTGAACACGTTACTGGGCAACGCAATGAAATACTCTCCCCCGGACAGTCTTCCTGTCGAAATATCGCTACGAGGACGAAATAATGGGTTCAGTATTATCATAAAAGACCACGGTATAGGCATCCCGGAAGGGTCAATCAGCCATATTTTTGATCCTTTCTACAGAGTGGACGAATCGCGCACCCGTGACACAGGGGGATATGGCTTAGGACTTTATCTTTGCCAAACAATCATAAAAGCCCACAGAGCGCATATTGAAGTTGAGAGCTCCCTGGGAGTGGGGACTGAGTTTTGCATCGTTTTCCAACGATGA